In a single window of the Terriglobus roseus genome:
- a CDS encoding efflux RND transporter permease subunit: MSGFSIRNPYLIVVLCLVVMILGTVSVGSMPVDMFPPVNLPVVAVATFYSGMPPQQIETNITYHLERQFTLAAGIDHMESRSLPGVSLIKVYFRAGTDPDADAASISSLASSDLRDMPPGTYPPIVLKQDAASTPVALVTLSGSGLNESTLKDVGQNFVRNQLASVQGASVTQPFGGRWRQIMLYADPYKLEANQLSPMDVVRAVNDANVILPAGDVQIGRYDYNIYTNSMLGGAADIAQVPLKMVGQSPVRVGDVATPQDSFGLQYNIVRVNGQRGVYLPIFKQGGDSNTIAIVNGVKDTLNTLVDVPSSLKTDVEFDQSRFVKVAITTLVHEGGVGLFLTCLMILIFLGSMRATVAVFFSIPLSLLATFFVLKMTGSSINSMVLGGLALALSRLIDNSVVVLENIFRHMEEGESPVVAAENGGKEVALPVLAGTLTTVVVFFPVTMLYGVSKFLFSALALAVVISLFASYFVALTVVPLFCARFIKSPHGEVLHESAEEELAVAADPASTHHGLWARFNAGFTRGFDGLLHRYDRAVAWVLVRPWQTLGAAGALFAMSLLLSPFMGLSFFPRTDAGQFVISFKAPSGTNLQATEGEATRIEAIVKRVVSKHDLGIVVTNIGVDPGFSALFSPNAAMHTGFTQVALSEDHKASSFHYIDEVKAAIAKEIPEIQTFYSSGSLVDGVLNMGAPAPIDVRITGNDVNADYALAQKIASKIRGVHGVADVYIPQDIDYPSLRISVDRTRASQLGLTEKEVVSNIITALTSNQMIAPSIWIDPKSGNNYFLTVMYKEGQVKSIEDLKAIPLHGANITQPTRLDMVAKIEQFNAPTELDHTQIRRNLDVYVRPQEEDLGTLTKQIQAIVDQSNPPHGISVALTGSVKSMNESFRSFAIGLTLSIVLLFLILVAQFRSFVDPFIILLALPPGITGVIVALLLWGTTLNVMSLMGVVMLAGIALSNSILIVEFAHHLLGLGHSVREAITTSCRVRLRPILMTSLATLIGLLPMALKLGEGSESYAPLAQALIGGLTLSVALTIFLVPAGFYLAYQKQASRQH, translated from the coding sequence ATGTCGGGATTTTCCATCCGCAACCCCTATCTGATCGTGGTGCTGTGCCTGGTCGTGATGATCCTTGGCACGGTCAGCGTTGGCAGCATGCCTGTCGATATGTTTCCGCCCGTGAACCTGCCGGTGGTCGCTGTCGCTACGTTCTACTCCGGTATGCCGCCGCAGCAGATTGAAACCAACATCACCTATCACCTGGAGCGGCAGTTCACACTGGCCGCCGGCATCGATCACATGGAGTCCCGATCGCTGCCGGGTGTGTCGCTGATCAAGGTCTACTTCCGTGCGGGCACGGATCCCGATGCGGATGCTGCGAGCATCTCTTCGCTTGCCAGCAGTGATCTTCGTGACATGCCGCCGGGCACCTATCCGCCCATCGTGTTGAAGCAGGATGCCGCGAGCACGCCGGTGGCGCTCGTTACTCTCAGTGGCTCTGGACTGAACGAAAGTACCTTGAAGGACGTGGGACAGAACTTCGTCCGCAACCAGCTTGCAAGCGTGCAGGGAGCTTCCGTCACGCAGCCCTTCGGTGGTCGCTGGCGGCAGATCATGCTGTATGCCGACCCGTACAAGCTTGAGGCGAATCAGCTAAGTCCCATGGATGTGGTGCGTGCGGTCAACGACGCCAACGTGATCCTGCCTGCGGGCGATGTGCAGATCGGCCGCTACGACTACAACATCTATACCAACTCCATGCTGGGCGGCGCAGCGGATATCGCGCAGGTACCGCTGAAGATGGTGGGCCAGTCGCCCGTGCGCGTGGGTGATGTCGCAACGCCGCAGGACTCCTTCGGCCTGCAGTACAACATCGTCCGCGTGAACGGCCAGCGTGGTGTGTACCTGCCGATCTTCAAGCAGGGCGGCGACTCCAACACCATCGCCATTGTGAACGGCGTCAAGGACACGCTGAATACGCTGGTGGACGTTCCCAGCTCTTTGAAGACCGACGTGGAGTTCGATCAATCGCGCTTCGTGAAGGTCGCCATCACAACGCTGGTGCATGAAGGAGGTGTTGGCCTCTTCCTTACCTGCCTGATGATCCTGATCTTTCTGGGTAGCATGCGCGCCACCGTTGCGGTCTTCTTCTCGATCCCGCTCTCGCTGCTCGCAACCTTCTTCGTCTTGAAGATGACGGGCAGTTCCATCAACAGCATGGTGCTGGGCGGCCTGGCACTCGCGCTCTCGCGCCTGATCGATAACTCCGTCGTCGTGCTTGAGAACATCTTCCGGCACATGGAAGAAGGGGAGTCGCCGGTCGTTGCTGCCGAGAACGGCGGCAAGGAAGTCGCGCTGCCCGTGCTGGCCGGGACGCTCACCACTGTGGTCGTCTTCTTTCCCGTGACGATGCTCTATGGCGTCAGTAAGTTTCTCTTCTCCGCGCTTGCACTTGCGGTTGTCATCTCGCTCTTCGCCTCTTACTTTGTTGCGCTCACCGTGGTGCCGCTCTTCTGCGCACGCTTCATCAAGAGTCCGCACGGTGAAGTTCTCCATGAATCTGCTGAAGAGGAACTGGCAGTAGCTGCCGACCCGGCCAGCACGCACCACGGTCTGTGGGCGCGATTCAATGCCGGCTTTACGCGTGGCTTCGATGGTCTGCTGCATCGCTACGACCGGGCTGTCGCGTGGGTGCTCGTCCGTCCCTGGCAGACACTCGGTGCCGCAGGCGCTTTGTTTGCTATGTCGCTGCTGCTCTCCCCATTCATGGGGCTGTCGTTCTTCCCGCGTACCGATGCCGGCCAGTTTGTCATCAGCTTCAAAGCGCCCTCCGGTACCAACCTGCAGGCAACGGAAGGTGAAGCGACAAGGATCGAAGCCATCGTCAAACGCGTTGTGTCGAAGCATGATCTCGGCATCGTCGTCACGAACATCGGCGTCGACCCTGGCTTCTCCGCGCTCTTCTCGCCGAATGCCGCCATGCACACAGGCTTCACGCAGGTCGCACTCAGTGAAGATCACAAGGCGAGCAGCTTTCACTACATCGATGAAGTGAAAGCTGCCATAGCGAAAGAGATTCCGGAGATACAGACGTTCTACTCCTCCGGCAGCCTTGTCGACGGCGTGTTGAACATGGGCGCTCCTGCTCCTATCGATGTGCGCATCACCGGCAACGACGTCAACGCAGACTATGCACTCGCACAGAAGATCGCGAGCAAGATCCGCGGCGTGCATGGCGTCGCCGATGTCTACATCCCACAGGACATCGACTATCCCTCACTGCGCATCTCGGTCGATCGCACACGGGCCAGCCAGCTTGGCCTGACCGAGAAGGAGGTTGTCTCCAACATCATCACGGCGCTGACTTCAAACCAGATGATCGCGCCCTCCATCTGGATTGATCCCAAGAGTGGCAACAACTACTTCCTGACCGTGATGTACAAGGAAGGCCAGGTGAAGTCGATTGAGGACCTGAAGGCCATTCCGTTGCATGGTGCGAACATCACGCAGCCCACGCGCCTGGACATGGTCGCAAAGATTGAACAGTTCAACGCGCCGACCGAGCTCGATCACACGCAGATCCGCCGCAATCTCGATGTCTATGTGCGTCCGCAAGAGGAAGACCTGGGCACGCTGACCAAGCAGATCCAGGCGATTGTGGATCAGTCCAATCCGCCGCATGGCATCAGCGTTGCACTGACTGGCAGCGTCAAGTCGATGAACGAATCGTTCCGCAGCTTCGCCATCGGTCTTACGCTCTCGATCGTTCTGCTCTTCCTCATTCTTGTTGCGCAGTTCCGCTCGTTTGTCGATCCATTCATCATTCTGCTGGCGCTGCCGCCGGGCATCACGGGTGTGATCGTGGCACTGCTGCTGTGGGGCACAACACTCAACGTGATGTCGTTGATGGGTGTCGTCATGCTTGCGGGCATTGCACTCTCCAACAGCATTCTTATTGTTGAGTTTGCGCATCACTTGTTGGGACTTGGACACAGCGTGCGCGAGGCGATTACCACGTCGTGCCGAGTCCGTCTGCGACCTATCCTGATGACGTCGCTCGCAACGTTGATCGGTCTGTTGCCCATGGCGCTGAAGCTTGGTGAAGGCAGCGAATCGTATGCCCCACTGGCGCAGGCACTCATCGGGGGGCTGACATTGTCGGTGGCGCTTACGATCTTCCTGGTGCCGGCCGGCTTCTACCTCGCATACCAGAAGCAAGCATCGAGGCAACACTGA
- a CDS encoding efflux RND transporter periplasmic adaptor subunit, translating into MVAIKKVFTASAIAGLAALQGCKAPAPTAAPVVTVPVATAEAASLENNLVLSAEFRPFQEVDVMAKVAGYVKAINVDIGSHVQQNAVLATLEVPEIQDDVAKAKAGVAAAEANVITAQAAIQRAQAGANIASLSFQRIKDVAARDQGLVPRQEIDVAQSKQLEASAQLASANSSLRAAEQQKLQAESEYARTVTMMQYATIRAPFTGVVTKRFANTGSMIQAGTSSQTQAMPVVTLAQNDRLRLTLPIPVNAVSDVRDGQTVDVEVSSLHRTLQGKVSRTADSIQMATRTMNTEVDVPNPDGSLVPGMYAEVHLHLANRPAALSVPLDAVDGLGTSVQQAYTVRDGVIHQVTVKVGLQTANRVEILSGLNTGDKVIVGRHTGMSDGQKVDPQPAAYESAISH; encoded by the coding sequence TTGGTTGCAATCAAGAAGGTATTCACCGCAAGTGCGATCGCTGGTCTCGCGGCACTGCAGGGCTGCAAAGCACCGGCACCAACTGCGGCTCCGGTGGTCACGGTGCCCGTGGCAACGGCCGAAGCCGCCAGCCTCGAAAACAATCTCGTGCTCTCTGCGGAGTTTCGTCCCTTTCAGGAAGTGGACGTGATGGCAAAGGTGGCTGGCTATGTGAAGGCCATCAACGTTGACATTGGGAGCCACGTGCAGCAGAACGCTGTGCTCGCCACGTTGGAAGTGCCTGAGATTCAGGACGACGTCGCGAAGGCCAAGGCAGGCGTTGCCGCCGCTGAGGCCAACGTGATCACCGCCCAGGCCGCGATTCAACGGGCTCAAGCTGGAGCCAACATTGCGTCGCTGTCGTTCCAGCGCATCAAGGACGTGGCCGCTCGCGACCAGGGACTGGTGCCACGGCAGGAGATCGATGTCGCGCAGTCCAAGCAGCTGGAAGCATCGGCCCAACTCGCCAGTGCAAACTCATCGCTGAGGGCCGCGGAGCAGCAGAAGTTGCAGGCCGAATCGGAGTATGCACGCACCGTCACGATGATGCAGTACGCCACGATCCGTGCGCCGTTTACTGGCGTTGTCACCAAGCGCTTCGCGAATACCGGATCCATGATCCAGGCCGGAACATCGTCGCAGACACAGGCCATGCCTGTGGTCACACTGGCGCAGAACGACCGGCTGCGTCTGACATTGCCGATCCCCGTTAACGCCGTCTCCGACGTGCGGGACGGACAGACTGTGGACGTCGAGGTAAGCAGCCTGCATCGCACGTTGCAGGGCAAGGTCTCGCGCACCGCCGACTCCATCCAGATGGCAACGCGCACCATGAACACTGAAGTCGACGTGCCCAATCCCGATGGCTCTCTGGTGCCCGGCATGTATGCCGAGGTGCATCTGCATCTTGCAAATCGACCTGCGGCCCTTAGCGTTCCGCTGGATGCAGTGGACGGCCTTGGCACGAGCGTGCAGCAGGCCTACACGGTACGCGATGGCGTGATCCACCAGGTGACCGTGAAGGTGGGCCTGCAGACGGCGAATCGCGTCGAGATCCTCTCCGGCCTCAACACCGGCGACAAGGTCATCGTGGGTCGCCATACCGGTATGTCCGACGGACAGAAGGTCGATCCGCAGCCGGCTGCCTACGAGTCCGCAATAAGTCATTAA
- a CDS encoding TolC family protein translates to MASAHASRIAVFLLAAAVRANAQTAAPALTLDQAEATAIARQPQLLAAQLRARASSQRIRQARSGLLPTVNFNATGALVADTGTSTAAGNVTTSAVSDRFAYGGNLTQLVTDFGRTNALIGSAKFQSAAQADMATLTKAQVRLNVREAYFGALGAEAVLRAAQAAQANRHLISRQLSALAQSELRSTLDVNFANVLESEADLAVVQAQSAVAQDRSRLATAMGQAKPVTETLTEPASLADPLPPAPDALQQQAQAQRADLSAAQASQQAAHEVALAEKRLSYPSLNVLGAAGQIPFHDHTLHDNYAAAGFNLNIPVFNGNLFAARRAEAELEATARQRDVEQVQLQVNEQVRDAWYRADEAYRSLGVTARLVAQSKEALRLAQDRYDAGLGSIVELNEAQLNETSAEITSAAATYTYLSRRAELDFAAGLLN, encoded by the coding sequence ATGGCGAGCGCCCACGCTTCCCGCATCGCTGTCTTTCTGCTGGCAGCGGCCGTTCGAGCGAACGCGCAGACGGCTGCGCCCGCTTTGACACTGGACCAGGCAGAGGCGACCGCTATCGCCCGCCAGCCGCAGTTACTCGCCGCGCAACTGCGCGCCCGCGCCTCCTCACAACGTATCCGTCAGGCAAGGTCGGGCCTGTTGCCAACGGTGAACTTCAACGCAACGGGAGCACTGGTTGCAGACACCGGTACCTCAACCGCTGCCGGCAATGTCACCACGTCCGCAGTCTCCGATCGATTTGCGTATGGTGGCAATCTCACGCAGTTGGTAACGGACTTCGGTCGCACGAACGCCCTGATTGGCAGCGCGAAGTTTCAGTCTGCAGCACAGGCTGACATGGCAACGCTGACGAAGGCGCAGGTTCGTCTGAACGTGCGCGAAGCTTACTTCGGCGCGCTGGGTGCTGAGGCCGTGCTGCGAGCAGCGCAAGCTGCGCAGGCGAACCGCCATCTCATCTCGCGGCAGTTATCCGCGCTGGCGCAGAGCGAGTTGCGCTCGACACTGGATGTGAACTTCGCGAATGTGCTGGAGAGCGAAGCCGACCTCGCCGTCGTGCAGGCGCAGAGCGCGGTCGCGCAGGATCGATCGCGACTGGCGACCGCTATGGGGCAAGCGAAGCCTGTCACCGAAACTCTGACGGAGCCGGCATCCCTCGCTGACCCGCTGCCGCCCGCTCCCGATGCGTTGCAGCAACAGGCTCAGGCGCAGCGTGCGGATCTAAGTGCGGCGCAGGCATCGCAACAGGCCGCGCATGAAGTTGCTCTTGCAGAGAAGCGGCTTAGCTATCCGTCACTCAACGTGCTGGGCGCGGCTGGTCAGATTCCGTTCCACGATCACACCCTGCATGACAATTACGCTGCCGCGGGTTTCAACCTGAACATTCCCGTCTTCAACGGCAACCTGTTTGCCGCACGACGTGCCGAGGCAGAACTCGAAGCCACCGCACGTCAGCGCGATGTCGAGCAGGTGCAACTGCAGGTGAACGAGCAGGTTCGCGACGCGTGGTATCGGGCCGACGAGGCCTATCGGAGCCTGGGCGTCACCGCCCGTCTCGTAGCGCAGAGCAAGGAAGCGCTGCGCCTGGCACAGGACCGGTACGACGCGGGCCTTGGCAGCATTGTGGAGTTGAACGAAGCACAGCTCAACGAGACGTCCGCAGAGATTACTTCAGCGGCTGCAACTTACACCTATCTGTCACGACGCGCAGAGCTCGACTTTGCAGCTGGACTTTTGAACTAA
- a CDS encoding response regulator transcription factor, with protein sequence MVQARSKILVVEDDRKLSSALVSGIEAAGYEVSAAASAEEGFFLLHRLQPDLLLLDLTLPNRNGLEVLQQIRQEGLDVRVLILTSHNTIDDRVAGLKTGADDYMGKPFSFPELIARIEALLRRVLPPPPPQKLVIGDLALDVRTRTATRSDTRLELTAREFDLLLYLAESNGRTVSREMLARDVWQETSRYTPLDNVIDVQMARLRRKIDDPFPVKLLQTVRGIGFSLREP encoded by the coding sequence ATGGTGCAGGCTCGCTCGAAAATTCTGGTGGTTGAGGACGATCGAAAACTCTCCTCCGCACTGGTGTCGGGCATTGAGGCCGCCGGTTATGAGGTAAGCGCTGCCGCCTCTGCCGAAGAGGGTTTCTTCCTTCTGCACCGGCTGCAACCGGACCTGCTGCTGCTGGACCTGACCCTTCCCAATCGCAATGGCTTGGAAGTACTGCAACAGATTCGACAGGAAGGCCTCGATGTTCGGGTGCTAATCCTTACCTCGCACAACACCATTGATGACCGTGTTGCGGGCCTGAAGACGGGTGCCGATGACTATATGGGCAAGCCGTTTTCCTTCCCGGAGTTAATCGCTCGCATCGAAGCACTGTTACGCCGCGTGCTGCCGCCGCCTCCTCCGCAGAAGTTAGTCATTGGAGATCTTGCGCTGGATGTCCGCACTAGAACCGCCACACGCAGCGACACAAGACTGGAACTTACTGCGCGTGAATTTGACCTATTGCTTTATCTGGCAGAGAGCAACGGCAGGACCGTTTCGCGCGAGATGCTGGCACGCGATGTCTGGCAGGAGACTTCGCGATACACGCCACTCGACAACGTGATTGACGTCCAGATGGCCCGCCTTCGCCGCAAGATAGACGATCCCTTTCCCGTCAAATTGCTGCAGACAGTGCGCGGTATCGGGTTCAGCCTGAGGGAGCCCTAA
- a CDS encoding ATP-binding protein yields MRVARPASIRARLTAWYVGVLAAMLLVYAVIVFVFQYATLTNQIFHDEVQDIVTVEGLLYFDAHGTLELRQDYYSRPQSHLLIDRMMEVRDLSGNTLYRSPTLRGQSLGGPNQPNEGDAGFNEHITHLADGNYVFVISHVHGMNGRVVLIRLGYSLAPLRDRMEQFLLLLLIAFSLVLAVAAMAGQFIAKRALLPLEQMSTRAASITALNLSDRLVIQNANDELGHMGLVFNHLLERLEQSFQQLQRFTADAAHELRTPLASLRAVGEVALQKEEDIESYREALSSILEETNRLNETVDSLLLLARTEANLGTEDAEVFAIGEPVYEILNLLGVLLEDRQISVRTDGEDESRIRIRAKRGLLRVALMNVIHNALKFSPDASTLTISYQPLAAPEARMRLTVEDQGPGIAPGEHEQIFERFFRGHQQPQEGTGGTGLGLAIARLIIERSGGTIHFDETAKDGARCIIELPTYID; encoded by the coding sequence GTGCGCGTCGCCCGCCCCGCAAGCATCCGTGCGCGCCTCACCGCCTGGTATGTCGGCGTGCTGGCGGCAATGCTGCTGGTCTATGCGGTCATCGTCTTCGTCTTTCAGTACGCCACGCTTACCAACCAGATCTTTCATGATGAAGTGCAGGACATTGTGACGGTCGAAGGTCTTCTCTACTTTGACGCGCACGGCACGCTGGAACTACGGCAGGACTACTACTCGCGACCGCAGTCCCACCTTCTGATCGATCGCATGATGGAAGTGCGTGATCTTTCAGGGAACACGCTGTATCGCAGCCCAACGCTGCGCGGGCAATCACTGGGCGGACCGAATCAACCGAACGAAGGCGATGCCGGCTTCAACGAACACATCACCCACCTTGCCGATGGCAATTACGTTTTTGTCATCAGCCACGTGCACGGTATGAATGGACGTGTGGTGCTTATCCGTCTGGGCTATAGCCTGGCGCCGCTTCGTGATCGCATGGAACAGTTTCTCCTCCTGCTGCTGATCGCGTTTTCGCTGGTGCTTGCAGTCGCCGCAATGGCCGGCCAATTCATCGCAAAACGGGCGCTCCTACCGCTGGAGCAGATGAGCACAAGAGCTGCAAGCATCACGGCACTTAACCTGAGTGACCGCCTGGTGATTCAGAATGCGAACGATGAACTGGGCCACATGGGCCTGGTCTTCAATCACCTGCTCGAGCGGTTGGAACAGTCGTTCCAGCAGCTTCAGCGGTTCACTGCAGATGCAGCGCACGAGTTGCGAACACCCCTCGCGTCCTTGCGCGCGGTTGGTGAGGTCGCGCTCCAAAAAGAAGAGGACATCGAGAGCTATCGCGAAGCGCTAAGCAGCATCCTGGAAGAAACCAATCGGCTGAACGAAACCGTGGACAGTCTGCTCCTGCTCGCTCGTACCGAAGCCAATCTTGGTACGGAGGATGCAGAGGTCTTCGCCATTGGCGAGCCAGTCTACGAGATCCTCAACCTGCTGGGCGTACTACTGGAAGACCGGCAAATCTCTGTGCGGACCGATGGAGAAGATGAAAGCCGGATAAGAATACGAGCGAAGCGAGGGCTGCTTCGCGTGGCGCTGATGAATGTCATTCACAACGCGCTCAAATTCTCACCCGATGCTTCGACTCTGACGATCTCCTACCAGCCACTCGCAGCTCCGGAGGCCAGAATGCGGCTCACCGTGGAAGACCAAGGCCCCGGCATAGCACCAGGTGAACACGAACAGATCTTCGAGCGCTTTTTCCGTGGGCACCAGCAGCCTCAAGAAGGCACCGGGGGCACCGGTCTGGGTCTCGCCATCGCACGGCTCATCATCGAACGCAGTGGTGGCACCATCCACTTCGATGAAACGGCAAAAGACGGCGCACGCTGCATCATCGAACTGCCCACTTACATCGATTGA